One Natrinema marinum genomic window carries:
- a CDS encoding PKD domain-containing protein, producing MEFDATDSQNAIRVGYDFDGDERIDENTTDGEAHIASTRYTDTGVYYPLVVAEDEQGSVDWTGCEAINVTENGIPTATFEHDPGSPETGEPVTFDASASSDPDGAIVEYRWDFDGDGTVDNTTTNPTITHTYSTDGTRLVTLTVIDDAGAQASAENYVAAYPPGPTAVCSVSPTTARIGEPVTIDARNSTNAAWVDFDYEGDGTWNTTTYEAPHVATTTYDEVGEYTPRIRVWDRYERDDETACSAVTVTDNAAPTATFEYTPDNPGIDEEVTFDASASSDPDGSIVEYRWDIDGDGTVDNTTTNPTVTYTYTDPGTKTVSVTVVDDDGTTDDAERSVFVSAPGPVAVCSVSRTSIAPGESVTIDASASENATWADIDYYGDGTWNERFSEQFGFEKQYDEPGEYEPRVRVWNQMEASDETPCGSIIVQENQPPSASLASDPAQPDAGDSVTFDASASSDPDGSIVEYRWDIDGDGTVDNTTTGPELTTSYDAAGGVVAVVTVVDDDGATASASADVSVATPPPLATCTLSASTVGPNETIVVDAGGSDAAFVRFDLDGDGEYDVTDETDFRTEISYEESGTYQPRVLAVRGDRTDETTCGNVTIAGSGPISEVPILPVAGGIGALGIAGLLWWLWPIGGTPAPAPTPGGGGSGGDGSSGSPKPKPKPKPKPTPPKTRAYDAGVVTVPSTSGPVSVTDVGFEPDLLVFSATNAAREDGATDRTAGWTTGVAVRTADGFDQQAVTVADDAAAIDGATCATTTDDAFALVRHDDRLPGRVRGRVIETTDSGFDLEVAVPARDPAAAGIRVVYRAFRFDDDVSASVGHFLTPTEPGIQTVDLGIDADHVMLAGTSAVGDADRTFTTDRAVGLSVGTATGRDNPTQTCWSGAAWPGPEATLASGGSRDHALEIAYLEGDRLAGTTTAAAVGLGERLQLRYDRVYSGPNKLGSVARHVVTYVALETGDEMTPVTGAVRLPEPGESISIGCGFEPGLVEVDVAGATALDGPSPTSAATMPFGWSTGAAVVRDGQLEQYALHAAIGGRTPLSAAGAGGVRAATDGGISTGRTAVAAAETASHSASVPAGELEIGNARADGTDALGQDGVVGAWLSPDDGGAVAGRDELAVAITETGFDIDVAGVRVHDHDSSGGPRPYVWYRAWPAAESAGNEETETNAETDMSEHETDTDPRTNAASDQTTADGSRRGDR from the coding sequence GTGGAGTTCGACGCAACCGATTCACAGAACGCGATACGGGTCGGCTACGACTTCGACGGTGATGAACGGATCGACGAGAACACGACTGACGGCGAAGCGCACATCGCGTCGACGCGCTACACCGACACCGGCGTGTACTATCCACTCGTCGTGGCCGAAGACGAGCAGGGGTCTGTAGACTGGACGGGCTGTGAGGCGATCAACGTCACCGAAAACGGAATTCCAACAGCAACGTTCGAGCACGATCCTGGGAGCCCGGAAACTGGCGAGCCAGTGACGTTCGATGCGAGTGCCTCGAGCGACCCAGATGGCGCGATCGTCGAGTACCGCTGGGACTTCGACGGCGATGGCACGGTCGACAATACGACGACGAACCCGACGATCACTCATACCTATTCGACCGACGGGACCCGGCTGGTGACGTTGACTGTGATCGACGACGCTGGGGCTCAGGCCAGTGCGGAGAACTACGTTGCTGCGTATCCACCCGGACCGACCGCAGTGTGTTCGGTTTCGCCGACGACGGCGAGAATCGGAGAACCGGTGACGATCGACGCCCGAAATTCGACGAACGCCGCATGGGTCGACTTCGACTACGAAGGCGACGGCACGTGGAATACCACCACCTACGAAGCGCCACACGTGGCGACGACCACGTACGACGAGGTGGGCGAGTACACGCCTCGCATTCGCGTCTGGGATCGGTATGAACGAGACGACGAGACCGCCTGTTCGGCTGTGACAGTCACGGACAACGCCGCGCCGACGGCTACGTTCGAGTACACGCCCGACAATCCCGGTATCGACGAGGAAGTGACGTTCGACGCGAGCGCCTCGAGCGATCCGGATGGCTCGATCGTCGAGTACCGCTGGGACATCGACGGCGACGGCACGGTCGACAATACGACGACGAATCCGACGGTCACGTACACCTACACGGATCCGGGGACGAAGACGGTCTCCGTGACGGTCGTGGACGACGACGGAACGACCGACGACGCGGAGCGATCGGTCTTCGTCTCCGCGCCTGGGCCGGTTGCAGTGTGTTCGGTCTCGCGGACATCGATCGCGCCCGGTGAGTCGGTGACGATCGACGCGTCGGCGTCGGAAAACGCTACCTGGGCCGACATCGACTATTACGGTGACGGGACGTGGAACGAACGGTTCTCCGAGCAGTTCGGTTTCGAAAAGCAATACGACGAGCCGGGCGAGTACGAGCCGCGCGTCCGCGTCTGGAACCAGATGGAAGCGTCCGACGAGACACCCTGCGGATCGATCATCGTCCAGGAGAACCAGCCGCCATCGGCATCGCTTGCGTCCGACCCCGCACAGCCGGACGCAGGTGACAGCGTGACCTTCGACGCGAGCGCCTCGAGCGATCCGGATGGCTCGATCGTCGAGTATCGATGGGACATCGATGGCGACGGCACGGTCGACAATACGACGACCGGGCCGGAACTGACCACCAGCTACGACGCCGCCGGCGGAGTGGTCGCGGTGGTGACGGTCGTTGACGACGACGGGGCAACGGCCAGCGCGAGCGCGGATGTGTCCGTCGCCACGCCGCCGCCGCTTGCGACCTGCACGCTGTCAGCCAGCACGGTCGGACCGAACGAGACGATCGTCGTCGATGCCGGCGGCTCCGACGCGGCGTTCGTCCGCTTCGATCTCGATGGTGACGGCGAGTACGACGTGACGGACGAGACCGACTTCCGCACCGAAATCAGCTACGAGGAGTCGGGAACGTATCAACCGCGCGTCCTTGCAGTCCGCGGCGATCGAACGGACGAGACCACCTGCGGGAACGTGACCATCGCCGGTAGCGGCCCGATCTCGGAGGTCCCCATCCTTCCAGTCGCCGGTGGAATCGGCGCACTCGGTATCGCTGGGCTGCTCTGGTGGCTGTGGCCCATCGGCGGAACGCCAGCGCCAGCACCGACACCGGGCGGTGGCGGCAGTGGTGGTGACGGCAGTTCGGGATCGCCGAAGCCGAAACCAAAACCGAAGCCGAAACCGACACCCCCGAAGACGCGAGCGTACGACGCTGGTGTCGTTACTGTCCCGTCGACATCCGGCCCCGTCTCGGTTACCGATGTCGGCTTCGAACCCGACTTGCTCGTGTTTTCGGCGACGAACGCTGCCCGCGAGGACGGTGCAACCGACCGTACGGCCGGCTGGACGACCGGCGTGGCCGTGCGGACGGCTGACGGATTCGACCAGCAGGCGGTCACCGTCGCCGATGACGCCGCAGCGATCGACGGGGCGACGTGCGCGACGACGACGGACGACGCGTTCGCGCTCGTGCGACACGACGACCGCCTGCCCGGTCGCGTGCGCGGACGGGTAATCGAGACGACTGACTCCGGATTCGACCTCGAGGTCGCAGTCCCGGCACGGGATCCGGCCGCTGCCGGCATCCGCGTCGTCTATCGCGCGTTCCGGTTCGACGACGACGTGTCCGCGTCCGTCGGCCACTTCCTGACGCCGACTGAACCGGGCATCCAGACGGTCGATCTCGGGATCGACGCCGACCACGTCATGCTGGCAGGGACGTCAGCTGTCGGCGACGCCGACCGGACGTTCACGACCGACCGTGCAGTCGGGCTCTCTGTCGGCACGGCGACCGGCCGAGACAACCCGACGCAGACCTGCTGGAGCGGCGCTGCGTGGCCCGGTCCCGAGGCGACTCTTGCCAGCGGTGGCTCACGTGACCACGCCCTCGAGATAGCCTACCTCGAGGGCGACCGACTCGCCGGCACGACGACGGCGGCTGCGGTCGGACTGGGCGAGCGCCTCCAGTTGCGCTACGACCGGGTCTACAGCGGCCCGAACAAGCTGGGGTCGGTCGCCCGTCACGTCGTCACCTACGTCGCACTCGAGACGGGCGACGAGATGACGCCGGTGACCGGTGCGGTCCGCCTCCCCGAACCCGGCGAGTCGATTTCGATCGGGTGTGGGTTCGAACCCGGACTCGTCGAGGTGGACGTTGCAGGCGCGACTGCCCTCGACGGCCCATCACCGACGAGCGCGGCGACGATGCCGTTTGGCTGGTCGACCGGCGCAGCCGTCGTGCGAGACGGGCAACTCGAGCAGTACGCGCTGCATGCTGCCATCGGCGGGAGAACACCGCTATCGGCTGCTGGTGCTGGCGGTGTGCGCGCCGCCACCGACGGTGGGATATCGACCGGCCGTACCGCGGTTGCCGCTGCGGAGACGGCCAGTCACAGTGCGTCCGTTCCTGCGGGCGAACTCGAGATTGGCAATGCGCGTGCCGACGGCACCGATGCACTCGGACAGGACGGCGTCGTCGGGGCGTGGCTGTCTCCTGACGACGGTGGCGCCGTCGCGGGTCGAGACGAACTGGCCGTCGCGATCACCGAGACGGGCTTCGACATCGACGTGGCGGGAGTTCGCGTTCACGACCACGACTCGAGCGGGGGGCCACGACCGTACGTCTGGTATCGAGCGTGGCCGGCCGCCGAATCGGCCGGAAACGAGGAGACGGAGACGAACGCGGAGACAGACATGAGCGAGCACGAAACAGACACTGACCCCAGAACGAACGCAGCGAGCGACCAAACGACCGCGGACGGCAGCCGTCGAGGTGACCGATAG